TATTTCCCTGGAAAAAGCTTCAGAGCAAGCTAAAGATTTTGGTCATTCCTTTATAAGGGAAGTTGCTTATTTAACGGCTCATAGTATGTTTCACCTATTAGGCTATGATCATGAATTAGGTATGGAAGAGAGAAACATAATGAGAGAAAAGGAAAAAAGGGTAATGAAGAAGCTGAAAATATTTAAAGATGATGACTAAAAATAGGTGATAGTATATGAAAAATAAAAATTTAATTGAAAGTTTTAACCATGCTGTTGAAGGTATTATATATGCATTAAAAACTCAAAGAAATATGAAAATTCATTTTGCAGCAGCTTTTTTAGTCCTTTTCGGAAGTTTGTTTTTTGATTTTACTAGAATTGAATTACTAGTTATATTTTTTGCTATTTCTTTTGTTATAGTAGCAGAACTTATTAATACTTCTATTGAAAAGACTATAGATCTTATTACAGATGAATACCATCCACTTGCCAAGATAGCAAAGAATGTAGCAGCAGGTGGAGTTTTAATATCAGCAATAAATGCTCTTGTAGTGGGATATTTATTGTTTTTTGATAGATTAAATCCTTTTGCGAATGTAGTTTTGTTTAAAATAAAACATTCACCAGTCCACCTTACTTTTATAGCTTTGGCTTTAGTGATAATTATTACTGTTGTTATAAAAACTATATTTCAAAGTGGAACACCATTTCAAGGTGGGGTTGTAAGTGGCCATGCGGCTGTAGCTTTTGTGTTGGCAAGTTCTATAGCCTTTATGGCTGAAAATATTTTAATCTCTACATTAGCATTTATAATATCAATAATGGTTGCTGCAAGTAGAGTAGAAGGCAAAATTCACTCACCTGTTGAAGTGATAACTGGGGCAGTTTTAGGTATACTAACTAGTATAATTATATTTCAGATTATTGGATAATGAGGGATGCTATGAAAAAAATATTTCTTATCTTAGGTTTAGTATTGTCTATGTTTTTGTTATCTAGTTGTACTAAATTAGATAATATAACTGAATCAGAAGAAGAGGAAGAAATACTGGAACATGTCTTTTCATCTTTAAGTGGTTTAAAAACTAGTGAAGATAGAATAAAGGAAAGACCAGTAGCAATTATGTTTGATAATCATCCTAATGCCAGGTGGCAATCAGGTTTAAGTGATGCTGAATTAGTCTATGAGTTTAAGGTGGAACATCCTTATACAAGGTATATGGGGATATACTTAATTGGGGAACCAGAATTATTAGGGCCTATAAGAAGCTCTAGACCTTATTTTGTAACTACTTTATTAGAATATGATTCTATTTATGTAAGGGCAGGTGGAAGCCAAGAAGCAGAAAAGAAGATTAAAGAATTAAATATATCAGACATTAATGGTGTTTCTGATTCTATGGAATATTTTTGGA
This genomic interval from Tissierellales bacterium contains the following:
- a CDS encoding diacylglycerol kinase, translating into MKNKNLIESFNHAVEGIIYALKTQRNMKIHFAAAFLVLFGSLFFDFTRIELLVIFFAISFVIVAELINTSIEKTIDLITDEYHPLAKIAKNVAAGGVLISAINALVVGYLLFFDRLNPFANVVLFKIKHSPVHLTFIALALVIIITVVIKTIFQSGTPFQGGVVSGHAAVAFVLASSIAFMAENILISTLAFIISIMVAASRVEGKIHSPVEVITGAVLGILTSIIIFQIIG